The Corynebacterium glaucum genome includes a region encoding these proteins:
- a CDS encoding DUF1963 domain-containing protein produces the protein MFESRERALTLAEEILPESIRTDVLRLLTPAIGLKPAQEWGKTTLGRTRIGGTPDGPEGFEWPGTKPTADDLALLPDWVEGEQLESISNEHSLTFIGQIDLEEAHALGDTAGDLPDTGRLLFFWDFEVGVLLSIPEATRVIWDTTPKDQITTAPLADDLRAAHEAFQRDFQERFSMQYESSSYFTPGRDATLYDSVMLPRSHANLFEVKDAIARIEESEQFGEFYEFSDHDDEFGDPYWHKYQVLGLPHSIQTEPRKYLNEFGTFVGNPAAWRLLFQVPFGDWQKEHGEGEIYFLIRADALARRDFSDVRTVYQQT, from the coding sequence ATGTTTGAAAGCCGCGAACGGGCGCTTACACTCGCCGAGGAAATCCTGCCCGAGTCCATCCGCACGGATGTGCTGCGCCTGCTCACCCCCGCGATCGGACTGAAGCCGGCCCAGGAATGGGGCAAAACCACGTTGGGCCGCACCCGCATAGGCGGCACCCCCGATGGGCCCGAAGGGTTTGAGTGGCCGGGCACCAAACCCACCGCCGACGACCTCGCGCTCCTTCCCGACTGGGTGGAGGGTGAGCAGCTCGAATCCATCTCCAACGAGCACTCCCTGACGTTCATCGGGCAAATCGACTTGGAGGAAGCACACGCCCTCGGCGATACAGCTGGCGACCTCCCCGACACGGGCCGGCTGCTGTTCTTCTGGGATTTCGAAGTCGGGGTGCTTCTGAGCATTCCGGAAGCCACCCGGGTCATCTGGGACACCACCCCGAAAGACCAGATCACCACCGCTCCACTTGCCGACGATCTGCGCGCCGCCCACGAAGCATTCCAACGGGATTTCCAGGAACGGTTCTCAATGCAGTACGAGTCCAGCTCGTACTTCACGCCGGGCCGCGACGCGACGTTGTACGACAGCGTGATGCTGCCGCGATCTCACGCGAACCTCTTCGAGGTGAAGGACGCGATCGCCCGCATCGAAGAAAGCGAGCAGTTCGGTGAGTTCTACGAATTCTCCGACCACGACGATGAATTTGGAGACCCGTACTGGCACAAGTACCAGGTGCTTGGCCTCCCCCACTCGATCCAGACCGAGCCTCGCAAATATCTCAACGAGTTCGGCACGTTTGTCGGTAACCCCGCAGCTTGGCGCCTACTGTTCCAGGTGCCCTTCGGTGACTGGCAAAAAGAACACGGTGAAGGCGAAATCTACTTCCTCATCAGAGCTGACGCCCTCGCTCGCCGCGATTTCAGCGACGTACGAACCGTCTACCAACAGACCTAG
- a CDS encoding D-alanyl-D-alanine carboxypeptidase family protein — protein sequence MITSFLLAQSISLTDAPVTPPPPTTGYYDNGEWIPPSRNRAPDTDNCAHSLVPPEPVSTSERLLDGSTPTPLPAVYGGPCGVISPNGYRVDPEVVASSWLVADIDSGEVVAMKDPHGRYRPASIIKVLLALVVIDELDLDAPVTVSEESANQEGSAAGIGPDGEYTVRDLLYGLILSSGNDAAHALAQALGGDEVTLRKVNALASELGMADTRAASYSGLDAPGMSTSAWDMGLAYRAAFANPVFAQIADTESYEFPGYGELPPFDMWNDNKLYLNDPEGIGGKTGYTDDANHTFVGAVNHGGRRLVAVVLDTTAWDARAWEQAQMLLHAAYPIAPGSGVAQLVPVSATAASAPVPPAGLTPDPASAAQFTGAPNASTGATRSPWGLIAILTGVLALVGVILRLSGHIGPSTGGRHSR from the coding sequence GTGATTACCTCCTTCCTGCTTGCCCAGAGCATTTCGCTTACCGACGCCCCCGTGACCCCTCCCCCACCAACCACCGGGTACTACGACAACGGCGAGTGGATCCCACCGAGCCGCAACCGGGCACCCGACACCGACAACTGCGCGCACTCGCTCGTCCCACCCGAGCCGGTGAGCACCTCCGAGCGGCTTCTCGACGGCTCGACCCCGACGCCCCTGCCGGCGGTATACGGCGGGCCGTGCGGCGTGATCTCGCCGAACGGGTACCGGGTAGACCCGGAAGTTGTGGCCTCGTCGTGGTTGGTGGCGGACATTGATTCCGGCGAAGTAGTGGCGATGAAGGACCCGCACGGGCGCTACCGGCCGGCGTCGATTATCAAGGTGCTGCTGGCGCTGGTGGTGATCGACGAGCTGGACCTGGATGCGCCGGTTACGGTGAGCGAGGAGTCGGCGAACCAGGAGGGTTCCGCCGCCGGCATCGGCCCGGACGGCGAATACACGGTGCGCGACCTGCTGTACGGGCTAATTTTGTCCTCTGGCAATGACGCGGCGCACGCGTTGGCGCAGGCGCTCGGCGGCGACGAGGTGACGCTGCGCAAGGTGAACGCGCTGGCGAGTGAATTGGGGATGGCCGACACCCGCGCGGCGTCCTACTCCGGGTTGGATGCGCCGGGCATGTCGACCTCTGCGTGGGACATGGGGTTGGCGTACCGGGCGGCGTTTGCGAATCCGGTGTTCGCGCAGATCGCGGACACGGAGTCGTACGAGTTCCCGGGCTACGGCGAACTGCCGCCGTTCGACATGTGGAACGACAACAAGCTGTACTTGAACGACCCGGAAGGCATCGGCGGCAAGACCGGCTACACCGACGATGCGAACCACACGTTCGTGGGTGCGGTGAACCACGGTGGGCGGCGGTTGGTTGCGGTGGTGCTGGACACTACCGCGTGGGACGCACGCGCCTGGGAGCAGGCGCAGATGTTGCTGCACGCGGCGTATCCGATCGCGCCGGGGTCGGGCGTGGCGCAACTTGTGCCAGTCTCTGCTACAGCCGCGTCCGCGCCCGTGCCGCCCGCAGGGCTGACACCCGACCCGGCGAGTGCGGCGCAGTTCACGGGTGCACCGAACGCGTCTACGGGTGCAACGCGCTCCCCTTGGGGGCTCATCGCGATACTTACGGGCGTGCTTGCGCTTGTGGGCGTTATTCTCCGGCTCAGCGGGCACATTGGGCCCAGCACGGGTGGCCGCCACAGCCGGTAG
- a CDS encoding TRIC cation channel family protein has product MPVEQVDPLITTIYRWFDVSGVLMMSIIGGTIARQRGYDIVGFFFIAMFSALGGGMLRDVLINQGTVAAMSEPEYLILALTGTLIARFTYFKGRTWEFVQSHGDGLIAALWAATGTMKAIVFDLPMLPSILMGVLTATGGGMIRDVVMAREPSVFGNNQPAVVPAVACAGVLLAANATGFTAWGMVLGPIVSYALFLVGYYGNWKLGTNSDYAPVNKTAAQVVRAAKKAEQSSRAVARGLEPRSLRAWRHRQMEKALQRRIEADVKKGKRRSSAMKEAEQVRRDMRAEEASSSEMLDLVLRDEQLTDELIERLYQERRKG; this is encoded by the coding sequence ATGCCTGTGGAGCAAGTCGATCCCCTCATCACCACCATCTACCGGTGGTTTGATGTCTCGGGCGTGTTGATGATGAGCATCATTGGCGGCACCATCGCACGCCAGCGCGGCTACGACATCGTCGGGTTCTTCTTCATCGCCATGTTCTCCGCGCTCGGCGGCGGCATGCTGCGCGACGTGCTGATCAACCAAGGCACCGTCGCCGCAATGAGCGAGCCCGAGTACCTCATCCTTGCCCTAACTGGCACCCTCATCGCACGGTTCACGTACTTCAAAGGCCGCACGTGGGAGTTTGTGCAGTCGCACGGCGACGGCCTCATCGCCGCGCTCTGGGCCGCGACCGGCACGATGAAGGCGATTGTCTTTGACCTGCCGATGCTTCCGTCGATCCTCATGGGCGTGCTCACCGCAACCGGCGGCGGCATGATCCGCGACGTGGTCATGGCCCGCGAACCATCCGTGTTCGGCAACAACCAACCAGCAGTGGTGCCCGCGGTCGCCTGCGCGGGCGTGCTGCTCGCCGCAAACGCCACAGGGTTCACGGCTTGGGGCATGGTGCTGGGCCCAATTGTCAGCTACGCGCTCTTCCTCGTCGGCTATTACGGCAACTGGAAATTAGGCACGAACAGCGACTACGCGCCTGTGAACAAGACCGCGGCCCAAGTCGTTCGCGCGGCGAAGAAGGCGGAGCAGAGTTCCCGCGCGGTGGCGCGCGGTTTGGAGCCGCGCTCGCTGCGTGCCTGGCGCCACCGCCAAATGGAGAAGGCCTTGCAGCGCCGTATTGAGGCGGACGTGAAGAAGGGCAAGCGCCGCTCCAGCGCCATGAAAGAGGCGGAGCAGGTGCGGCGGGATATGCGTGCGGAAGAGGCGTCGTCAAGCGAAATGCTCGACCTTGTGCTGCGCGACGAGCAACTGACCGACGAGCTGATCGAGCGCCTCTACCAAGAAAGGAGGAAAGGGTGA
- a CDS encoding DUF4956 domain-containing protein, with protein sequence MFNTFTTFTTAAIDLAAVAFLVFAVYYPRHRRSDLVVAFLGVNVGVLAVSAVLATTDVGAGLGMGLFGVLSIIRLRSSEISQREVAYYFAVLAIGLICGISNSPLTAAAASALIVGVLAAADGMSKATHQEEIVVDRALADRDELQARVEELTGATVLGLEVLRLDTVNDTTLVAAQLRREAPINLPVGV encoded by the coding sequence ATGTTCAACACCTTCACTACCTTCACCACCGCCGCCATCGATCTTGCGGCGGTCGCGTTCCTTGTTTTCGCCGTCTATTACCCGCGCCACCGCCGCAGCGACCTGGTTGTCGCGTTCCTCGGGGTCAACGTCGGCGTTCTCGCTGTCTCAGCTGTGCTCGCCACCACGGATGTCGGAGCGGGCTTGGGCATGGGGCTGTTCGGCGTGCTGTCCATCATTCGGCTGCGTTCCTCCGAGATTTCGCAGCGCGAGGTCGCGTACTACTTCGCCGTGCTCGCCATCGGCCTGATCTGCGGCATCTCAAACTCGCCCCTCACCGCTGCCGCCGCAAGCGCACTCATCGTCGGCGTACTCGCCGCAGCGGACGGGATGTCCAAGGCCACCCACCAGGAAGAGATTGTCGTCGACCGCGCGCTCGCTGATCGGGACGAGCTCCAAGCGCGCGTGGAGGAGCTCACCGGCGCGACAGTCCTGGGGCTCGAGGTGCTCCGCCTCGACACCGTCAACGACACCACCCTCGTTGCCGCGCAGCTGCGCCGCGAGGCTCCCATCAACCTTCCGGTGGGTGTCTAG
- a CDS encoding polyphosphate polymerase domain-containing protein, which produces METITLDELTRTDAMMTRVDRKYLLHESEAQQLFDALPNATRVLTVAGTTSQRYDTTYFDTADLQSYYGAARKCRGRFKVRVRTYVDTGAQFLEVKTKGPRGVTVKNRVPYDGPGAWNFVTDTLGPLDLAPVMRNTYRRTTLSPPDPGRATVDRDLVWESAGRRIADLDLVIIETKSGRTPSSIDQLLFAHGHRPRRVSKFGCGMAALHPQLPANNWHRTLTDYFERTPNHA; this is translated from the coding sequence ATGGAAACGATCACGCTCGACGAACTCACTCGTACCGACGCCATGATGACGCGGGTCGACCGCAAGTATCTCCTGCACGAGTCCGAGGCACAGCAGCTTTTCGACGCGTTGCCAAACGCCACCCGAGTCCTCACCGTCGCCGGGACCACCTCTCAGCGCTACGACACCACCTACTTCGACACCGCCGATCTCCAGAGCTACTACGGCGCCGCCCGAAAGTGCCGCGGCCGCTTCAAGGTGCGCGTCCGGACGTACGTGGACACCGGCGCGCAATTCCTCGAGGTGAAAACCAAAGGCCCGCGAGGAGTGACTGTGAAAAACCGCGTCCCTTATGACGGGCCCGGCGCGTGGAACTTCGTCACCGACACCCTCGGTCCCCTCGATCTCGCCCCGGTTATGCGAAACACTTACCGGCGCACCACGTTGTCGCCGCCGGATCCCGGCCGCGCGACCGTGGACCGCGACTTGGTCTGGGAATCCGCGGGCCGGCGCATCGCAGACCTCGATCTCGTCATCATCGAAACGAAATCGGGCCGCACGCCGTCCTCCATCGACCAGCTTCTCTTCGCCCACGGCCACCGTCCCCGCCGCGTCTCCAAATTTGGCTGCGGCATGGCGGCGCTGCACCCGCAACTCCCGGCCAACAACTGGCACCGCACACTCACCGATTACTTCGAAAGGACCCCCAACCATGCGTAA
- a CDS encoding carbohydrate-binding domain-containing protein → MRKPILALAAAAALTMSACSTEVAVKPVAETAEVTSTVASTVASTSESSTVNPPTASEQLAALGAPEIVEAAGEAVDWDGGAITEAGTYRISGDARNVTVDAPGETVVLVLDSADITGQLLIDASSAALVLTGDSHLDASNILTDEGAIHATGNLTVTGDGSLEVSSDGDGVVAKDDLVVTSGRVTVDAGDDALRGTDSVTVADGTLELKAGGDGIASSKDDDEQKGWIAVTGGDITVDAGDDAFSAHNDVLVTGGTIELRATDKGVNAGRFALMSEGALLIDVSDDAIHSDGALRLSGGTVGVAAGDDGVHAEVAAVLDGADVTVTESEEALEAGLITVSGGKVDLTATDDGINASGSTTVEEGLAAAEADEAEEEAEEEAAEDAAGPQEMGGAPGGPMGEPGGGPMGENTGEHLAITGGAVTVNAGGDGIDSNGTAAVTGGTVTVFGPTNDANGAIDVAGGLDVSGGELWALGSAGMAESPSSSSSQGWLQSSVTAGAGAEITVSDQAGNPVASLTTPKDVVNVVYSSPDIDPSATYSVNGTEVSANTASRGGGMGGPGGGQMPGGGQMPGGGQMPGGGQMPGGGQMPG, encoded by the coding sequence ATGCGTAAACCCATTCTTGCCCTCGCCGCTGCGGCAGCACTGACGATGTCCGCCTGCTCGACCGAAGTGGCCGTGAAGCCTGTGGCTGAAACGGCTGAGGTGACGTCGACCGTGGCGTCAACGGTGGCGTCGACAAGCGAAAGCTCCACCGTGAACCCGCCCACCGCAAGCGAGCAACTGGCCGCGCTCGGCGCGCCCGAGATTGTCGAGGCCGCGGGCGAGGCCGTCGATTGGGACGGCGGGGCGATCACGGAAGCTGGCACCTACCGAATCAGCGGCGACGCGCGCAACGTCACCGTCGACGCGCCGGGGGAGACAGTGGTGCTCGTGCTCGACAGCGCCGACATCACGGGGCAATTGCTTATCGACGCTTCGTCCGCCGCGCTCGTTCTCACCGGCGACTCGCACCTGGATGCCTCCAACATCCTCACCGACGAAGGCGCAATCCATGCCACCGGCAACCTGACGGTGACTGGCGATGGTTCGCTTGAGGTCTCCTCCGACGGCGACGGCGTGGTGGCCAAGGACGATCTCGTGGTCACCTCCGGGCGTGTCACCGTGGACGCAGGCGACGACGCGCTGCGCGGCACCGATTCCGTCACCGTGGCCGACGGCACGCTCGAACTGAAGGCGGGCGGCGACGGTATCGCCTCGTCGAAGGATGACGACGAGCAGAAGGGCTGGATCGCGGTTACCGGCGGCGACATCACCGTCGATGCAGGCGACGATGCGTTCAGCGCCCACAACGACGTGCTGGTCACCGGCGGCACGATTGAGCTCCGAGCCACGGATAAGGGGGTCAACGCCGGGCGCTTCGCGCTCATGTCCGAGGGGGCTTTGCTTATCGACGTCTCCGACGACGCCATCCACTCCGACGGTGCGCTCCGTTTAAGCGGCGGCACCGTCGGGGTAGCAGCCGGGGATGATGGCGTGCACGCCGAGGTCGCCGCAGTCCTTGACGGCGCGGATGTCACCGTCACCGAATCCGAGGAAGCCCTCGAGGCCGGCCTGATCACGGTGTCCGGTGGAAAAGTTGACCTCACGGCCACTGATGACGGCATCAACGCCTCCGGCTCCACCACCGTAGAGGAGGGCCTTGCCGCGGCGGAGGCGGACGAGGCCGAGGAAGAGGCGGAGGAAGAGGCGGCAGAAGATGCGGCAGGTCCTCAGGAGATGGGCGGCGCGCCGGGTGGCCCGATGGGCGAACCCGGGGGTGGCCCGATGGGCGAGAACACCGGCGAGCACCTCGCTATCACGGGCGGGGCTGTCACCGTCAACGCGGGCGGTGACGGTATCGACTCGAACGGCACCGCAGCGGTCACAGGCGGCACTGTCACTGTTTTCGGGCCGACGAACGACGCAAACGGTGCAATCGATGTCGCGGGCGGACTCGACGTGAGCGGAGGTGAGCTATGGGCTCTCGGTTCGGCCGGAATGGCTGAGTCGCCGTCTTCGTCGAGCTCGCAAGGGTGGTTGCAAAGCAGCGTGACGGCGGGAGCCGGCGCAGAAATTACCGTGAGCGATCAGGCGGGCAACCCTGTTGCCTCCTTGACCACCCCGAAAGATGTGGTGAACGTCGTGTACTCGTCGCCGGACATTGATCCTTCCGCCACGTACAGCGTCAACGGCACCGAGGTGAGCGCGAACACCGCGTCGCGCGGTGGTGGCATGGGCGGACCCGGCGGCGGCCAGATGCCCGGAGGCGGCCAGATGCCCGGAGGCGGCCAGATGCCCGGAGGCGGCCAGATGCCCGGAGGCGGCCAGATGCCCGGGTGA
- a CDS encoding MarR family winged helix-turn-helix transcriptional regulator, protein MAGGESAELQAKLRHFMHLMRVASADPQGRNAFSGQGRVLKLLSLQDGVAQKDLAAVLGIRSQSLAELLSKMEAKGLVSRAPNPQDKRTSIVTLTDGGKTAAKEHDTAEEFDPFSALSEQERVGLAGFLDKLIAAAESHMAPEDFPPTPLKWPPPSPSGDAWGPPPPPRGQHPGPPPGPPPDFLR, encoded by the coding sequence ATGGCGGGCGGGGAATCTGCGGAGCTCCAAGCGAAGCTGCGGCATTTCATGCACCTGATGCGCGTGGCGAGTGCGGACCCGCAGGGCCGCAACGCGTTCTCCGGCCAGGGCCGCGTGTTGAAGCTCCTTTCGCTGCAAGACGGAGTGGCACAAAAAGACCTGGCCGCGGTGCTTGGGATCCGCTCGCAGTCGCTGGCGGAGTTGCTTTCGAAGATGGAGGCCAAGGGGCTCGTATCCCGCGCCCCGAATCCGCAGGATAAGCGCACGAGCATCGTGACGCTTACCGACGGCGGCAAAACAGCCGCCAAGGAACACGACACCGCCGAGGAGTTCGACCCATTTAGCGCTCTCTCTGAGCAGGAGCGAGTAGGCCTCGCTGGATTCTTAGACAAGCTAATCGCCGCCGCAGAATCCCACATGGCCCCCGAAGATTTCCCGCCGACTCCCCTCAAATGGCCCCCACCCTCGCCGTCCGGCGATGCCTGGGGTCCACCTCCCCCGCCACGCGGCCAGCACCCCGGCCCGCCACCGGGCCCGCCCCCAGATTTCCTGCGCTAG
- a CDS encoding C40 family peptidase translates to MIIPAKASVEASDLVDKRIGLALDVLGPNKFGIDPLFCAVQIMAQKPELIPTLPGYATPSFEAFTPLAKLVGADPSAHFDAVEALAEHRAAISDALVGGNTLTATAATQMVAIAASVVPAASAAAALATPAGPAAQLAAVASAVMIKLNEAAMTILDLQDGLDEIAERLSKETERSMRVQLPGTAPGAGEAVEQLKRLAGTLSPAAPGEAVADPPHTDPAAAPQPSPSAPPEVKPVEVPAEPKPAPTDSPASAAQPATAAQPTVHAEPTLEATAAPTAAAPATTTAGSAIGVAAVEAAKTQLGTPYVWGGSQPGGFDCSGLTSWAYQQAGHEIPRVAADQAVGKQVSYEELQPGDLVIWSGHAAMYAGDGMMIEAGDPVQMNPVRTENIGMPFMGFWRPTG, encoded by the coding sequence GTGATCATCCCCGCAAAAGCCTCCGTGGAGGCGTCTGATCTCGTGGATAAGCGAATCGGCCTCGCGCTTGATGTGCTGGGACCGAACAAGTTCGGAATCGACCCGCTGTTCTGTGCGGTCCAGATCATGGCCCAAAAACCAGAACTCATTCCCACCCTGCCCGGTTACGCAACGCCGAGCTTCGAAGCGTTCACGCCGCTGGCCAAGCTCGTCGGCGCAGACCCGAGCGCCCACTTCGATGCCGTTGAAGCGCTGGCAGAGCATCGCGCCGCGATTAGCGACGCCCTCGTCGGCGGCAACACCCTCACCGCGACTGCAGCGACACAGATGGTGGCGATCGCAGCCAGCGTTGTCCCTGCCGCCAGTGCCGCCGCGGCACTGGCCACTCCGGCGGGGCCAGCAGCGCAGCTGGCGGCAGTAGCAAGCGCCGTGATGATCAAGCTCAACGAAGCGGCGATGACGATCCTCGACTTGCAAGACGGGCTCGACGAAATCGCGGAACGACTCTCCAAGGAAACCGAACGTTCAATGCGAGTCCAGCTTCCCGGCACCGCCCCGGGCGCGGGCGAGGCAGTCGAGCAGCTCAAGCGCTTGGCGGGCACTCTGTCTCCCGCAGCGCCAGGAGAAGCTGTCGCCGATCCGCCGCACACCGATCCAGCGGCTGCGCCGCAGCCGTCTCCGTCAGCACCTCCCGAGGTCAAACCGGTTGAGGTACCGGCGGAGCCGAAACCCGCGCCCACTGACTCACCGGCCTCCGCAGCGCAACCGGCCACCGCAGCGCAACCGACTGTGCACGCAGAGCCAACCTTGGAAGCCACCGCTGCACCGACCGCCGCAGCACCAGCCACCACGACTGCCGGTTCGGCCATCGGAGTCGCAGCGGTTGAGGCTGCGAAAACACAGCTAGGCACGCCATATGTGTGGGGCGGGAGCCAGCCCGGTGGTTTCGATTGCTCCGGGTTGACGTCGTGGGCGTACCAACAGGCTGGGCATGAGATTCCTCGGGTGGCGGCTGACCAGGCCGTCGGCAAGCAAGTGTCCTATGAGGAGCTGCAGCCTGGAGATTTGGTGATTTGGTCGGGGCATGCGGCGATGTACGCGGGCGATGGGATGATGATTGAGGCGGGTGACCCCGTACAGATGAACCCGGTGCGCACCGAAAATATCGGCATGCCGTTCATGGGGTTCTGGCGGCCTACCGGATAG